The proteins below come from a single uncultured delta proteobacterium genomic window:
- a CDS encoding hypothetical protein (Evidence 5 : No homology to any previously reported sequences): protein MLRQCRRFRSNVPGAKRGFSVSRFTQLKAFTALEARNFRLYFFGQCCALTGTWMQRLALTWLVLVLTGSGAKMGLVEFLNQCPVFCARRPFHRRVSRPVRPARRAHGHADRHDPALPGHRLYAVYRHRDVHRDTFPQLFAWHYNRRGHAREASQHNADDRPPEPVAERAFPAIGQF from the coding sequence TTGCTCCGGCAATGCCGCCGGTTTCGCTCGAACGTTCCGGGGGCCAAGCGGGGTTTTTCCGTGTCCAGATTCACACAGCTCAAGGCGTTTACCGCCCTGGAAGCCAGGAACTTCAGGCTGTACTTTTTCGGCCAATGCTGCGCGCTGACCGGCACCTGGATGCAGCGGCTCGCCCTGACCTGGCTCGTGCTGGTCCTCACCGGCTCAGGTGCGAAAATGGGGCTGGTGGAGTTTCTCAACCAGTGTCCCGTTTTTTGCGCCCGTCGGCCTTTTCATCGGCGTGTTTCTCGACCGGTACGACCTGCGCGCCGTGCTCATGGGCACGCAGATCGCCATGATCCTGCACTCCCTGGCCATCGCCTTTATGCTGTATACCGGCACCGTGACGTACACCGCGATACTTTTCCTCAGCTTTTTGCTTGGCATTATAACCGCCGTGGACATGCCCGCGAGGCAAGCCAGCATAACGCAGATGATAGACCACCCGAGCCAGTTGCAGAGCGCGCTTTCCCTGCAATCGGGCAGTTTTAA
- the dapA gene encoding 4-hydroxy-tetrahydrodipicolinate synthase has product MQYVGAYTALLTPFKNGKVDEEKYREFIEWQITEGIDGLVPCGTTGESATLSHKEHEEVIRICIDQVKKRVPVIAGAGSNNTTEAIRLTKFAKEAGADAALHITPYYNKPTQQGLFEHFKAIGAAVDLPIIVYNVPGRTSVNVAPATMARMFKEIPNVVGVKEATGNLAQISDIIEYCGNGLDVLSGDDFTVLPILSIGGSGVISVVSNILPKEMAALCAAFRAGDLAKARKLHYAMMPISRACFVETNPIPVKTALYKMGRMDIEMRLPLVRMQPENEKILDAALKDLSLI; this is encoded by the coding sequence ATGCAGTATGTCGGCGCTTATACCGCGCTCCTGACGCCTTTCAAGAACGGAAAGGTGGACGAGGAAAAGTATCGCGAGTTTATCGAGTGGCAGATAACCGAAGGCATTGACGGCCTGGTGCCCTGCGGCACCACCGGAGAATCGGCTACCTTGTCCCACAAGGAACACGAGGAAGTCATCAGGATTTGCATCGACCAGGTGAAAAAACGGGTTCCCGTCATCGCGGGCGCCGGTTCCAACAACACTACCGAAGCCATCCGCCTGACCAAATTCGCCAAGGAGGCCGGCGCCGACGCCGCGCTGCACATTACGCCGTACTACAACAAACCCACCCAGCAGGGGTTGTTCGAACATTTCAAAGCCATCGGCGCGGCCGTGGATCTGCCTATCATCGTCTACAACGTGCCGGGCAGAACCAGCGTGAACGTCGCCCCCGCGACAATGGCCCGGATGTTCAAGGAAATCCCCAACGTGGTGGGCGTCAAGGAAGCCACGGGCAACCTGGCCCAGATTTCCGACATCATCGAATATTGCGGCAACGGGCTCGACGTGCTTTCCGGCGACGATTTCACCGTGCTGCCGATTCTTTCCATCGGCGGGTCCGGGGTCATTTCCGTCGTCTCCAACATTCTGCCTAAGGAAATGGCGGCACTGTGCGCCGCGTTCCGGGCCGGGGACCTGGCGAAGGCCCGCAAGCTCCACTACGCGATGATGCCCATTTCCCGGGCCTGCTTTGTGGAAACCAACCCTATTCCCGTGAAGACCGCGCTCTACAAAATGGGCAGGATGGATATCGAAATGCGGCTGCCGCTCGTTCGCATGCAGCCGGAAAATGAGAAGATTCTTGATGCGGCCCTCAAGGATTTATCCCTGATTTAA
- a CDS encoding conserved hypothetical protein (Evidence 4 : Homologs of previously reported genes of unknown function) has translation MRLAPVLENSCTPLIQSWITAANAIYPFATTGFLRSQQDPFANPVGRRSADLAPLLCRAVIGLPHDGAALRAALEEFVRVRAMQDLPAETSLEALFAYKGIIRASLKEQGLELTAADREELEAMDARCDSLALLAFGMYTRLRETFFEARVQDVRRRHSQILRLAERHGLAESVPEPDGGETS, from the coding sequence ATGAGACTAGCCCCTGTTCTGGAAAATTCCTGTACACCCCTCATCCAGAGCTGGATCACCGCGGCCAACGCCATCTACCCTTTTGCGACAACCGGTTTTCTCCGTTCCCAACAGGACCCCTTTGCCAACCCCGTGGGCCGGCGCAGCGCCGACCTTGCCCCGCTTCTCTGCCGCGCCGTTATCGGCCTCCCTCACGACGGCGCGGCCTTGCGCGCCGCCCTTGAGGAATTTGTACGGGTCCGGGCCATGCAGGATCTGCCCGCGGAAACCTCCCTTGAGGCGCTCTTTGCGTACAAGGGCATCATCAGGGCGAGCCTTAAGGAGCAGGGGCTCGAGCTCACGGCGGCGGACCGGGAAGAACTGGAAGCCATGGACGCGCGGTGCGACTCGCTCGCGCTTCTGGCGTTCGGCATGTACACGCGGCTGCGGGAAACGTTTTTTGAAGCCAGGGTTCAGGACGTGCGCCGCCGCCACAGCCAGATATTGCGGCTCGCCGAGCGCCACGGCCTGGCCGAATCCGTTCCGGAGCCGGACGGCGGTGAAACCTCCTGA
- the hmeC gene encoding Hdr-like menaquinol oxidoreductase cytochrome b-like subunit, whose amino-acid sequence MAIAFMVVTGIGVLSLVCYALGMTYFLGVVLPYAAILVFMAGFIWRIVCWARSPVPFPIALTGGQQKSLPWIKHAKFEAPASTLEVAGRMVLEVFLFRSLFRNTRAEMRDTPEGPRLIYWSSKWLWVFALLFHYAFLVIFIRHFRFFIEPVPICLQAVEFFDSIMAVGSPVLFQSDPVIVAALLFLFLRRLYDPKLRYISLLGDYFPLFLLLAVALSGISLRYWTKVDIASVKVLTMGLVTFSPTVPAGIGAAFYVHMAFVASLLIYFPFSKLMHAGGVLLSPTRNLAANSREFRHVNPWNGPKQYRTYAEYEDEFRDAMAEAGLPLEKEPEAAPAE is encoded by the coding sequence ATGGCAATAGCGTTCATGGTCGTTACCGGCATAGGCGTTCTTTCCCTGGTCTGTTATGCCCTCGGCATGACGTACTTCCTGGGCGTCGTCCTGCCTTACGCGGCCATCCTTGTTTTCATGGCCGGGTTCATCTGGCGGATCGTCTGCTGGGCCAGGTCGCCCGTTCCCTTCCCCATCGCGCTGACGGGCGGGCAGCAAAAATCCCTGCCGTGGATCAAACATGCAAAGTTTGAAGCCCCGGCATCAACCCTGGAAGTCGCGGGGCGCATGGTGCTGGAAGTGTTCCTGTTCCGCTCCCTGTTCCGCAACACCCGCGCCGAAATGCGCGATACCCCGGAAGGACCGCGCCTCATCTACTGGTCGTCGAAATGGCTGTGGGTGTTCGCGCTCCTGTTCCATTACGCCTTTCTGGTCATTTTCATCCGGCACTTCCGGTTCTTCATTGAGCCGGTTCCCATCTGTTTGCAGGCCGTGGAGTTTTTCGACAGCATCATGGCTGTGGGCTCCCCGGTCCTGTTCCAGTCCGATCCGGTCATTGTGGCGGCCCTTCTGTTCCTGTTCCTCCGCCGCCTCTATGATCCCAAACTGCGGTACATCTCGCTCCTCGGCGACTACTTCCCCCTGTTCCTCCTGCTGGCGGTGGCGCTTTCCGGCATTTCCCTGCGCTACTGGACAAAGGTGGACATCGCGTCCGTCAAGGTGCTGACCATGGGCCTCGTGACCTTCTCGCCGACGGTCCCGGCCGGTATCGGCGCGGCCTTTTACGTGCACATGGCCTTCGTGGCCTCGCTCCTTATTTATTTCCCCTTTTCCAAGCTGATGCACGCGGGGGGCGTTCTGCTCTCCCCCACCAGGAACCTTGCGGCCAATTCCCGTGAGTTCCGGCACGTGAACCCCTGGAACGGGCCCAAGCAATACAGAACCTATGCCGAGTATGAGGACGAGTTCCGCGACGCCATGGCTGAGGCGGGACTTCCCCTTGAAAAAGAACCTGAAGCGGCCCCGGCCGAATAA
- the hmeD gene encoding Hdr-like menaquinol oxidoreductase iron-sulfur subunit encodes MAKLPTPNELIATGKAAFPKANLTGTGWMDTKPVFKPGSYCYPAKEETMRALGMPNPHNWSPEAEDWNLPDGWERIIHDAFADRLKKYRSLKIFMDTCVRCGACADKCHFFLGTGDPKNMPVLRAELLRSVYRKDFTTVGRLLGKAGGGRSLDPDVIKEWFYYFYQCTECRRCSLFCPYGIDTAEITMIARELLHEVGLGIHWIMDPVFNCNRTGNHLGIQPQAFKEIVEFLCEDIETITGVSITPPINEKGHEILFIAPSGDVFADPGIYTFMGYLMLFHELGLDYTLSTYASEGGNFGLFTSSAMMKKINAKMYAEAERLGAKWILGGECGHMWRVVHQYMNTLNGPTPKNMVTPKSPITGTVFENAASTKMVHIAEFTADLVRHGKLNLDPSRNDHLTVTFHDSCNPARAMGLLEEPREILRAVCNNFVEMPENTIREQTFCCGAGSGLNTDEIMELRMRSGMPRGNALRHVQLTHGVNLMACVCALDRATLPPLADYWAPGVAISGLHELVANALVMKGEGKRTMDLRQEDLPGVADDEEADAAIGPDATIGPDATIGPDATIGEDA; translated from the coding sequence ATGGCAAAATTACCCACACCCAACGAACTCATCGCCACGGGCAAGGCGGCCTTTCCCAAGGCCAACCTTACCGGCACCGGCTGGATGGACACCAAACCCGTGTTCAAACCCGGTTCCTACTGTTACCCGGCCAAGGAAGAGACCATGCGGGCTCTCGGCATGCCCAACCCGCACAACTGGTCGCCCGAGGCCGAGGACTGGAACCTGCCGGACGGCTGGGAGCGGATCATCCACGATGCCTTCGCGGACAGGCTCAAAAAATACCGCTCCCTGAAAATCTTCATGGACACCTGCGTGCGCTGCGGCGCCTGCGCGGACAAGTGCCACTTCTTCCTCGGCACCGGGGACCCCAAGAACATGCCCGTGCTGCGGGCGGAGCTCCTTCGCTCCGTGTACCGCAAGGACTTCACCACCGTGGGCAGGCTTCTCGGCAAGGCGGGCGGCGGCCGCTCCCTTGACCCGGACGTCATCAAGGAGTGGTTCTACTACTTCTACCAGTGTACCGAGTGCCGCCGGTGTTCGCTCTTCTGCCCCTACGGCATCGACACGGCGGAAATAACCATGATCGCGCGGGAGCTCCTGCACGAGGTCGGGCTCGGCATCCACTGGATCATGGACCCGGTTTTCAACTGCAACAGGACCGGCAACCACCTGGGCATCCAGCCCCAGGCCTTCAAGGAAATCGTCGAATTCCTGTGCGAGGACATTGAGACCATTACCGGCGTCTCCATCACCCCGCCCATCAACGAAAAGGGACACGAGATCCTGTTCATCGCCCCGTCCGGCGACGTGTTCGCGGACCCGGGCATCTACACCTTCATGGGCTATCTCATGCTCTTCCATGAGCTCGGCCTGGATTACACCTTGTCCACCTACGCCTCCGAAGGCGGCAACTTCGGCCTTTTCACATCAAGCGCCATGATGAAAAAGATCAACGCCAAGATGTATGCCGAGGCCGAGCGCCTGGGAGCCAAGTGGATTCTGGGCGGCGAATGCGGGCACATGTGGCGCGTGGTGCATCAGTATATGAACACCCTGAACGGCCCCACGCCAAAAAACATGGTCACCCCCAAAAGCCCCATCACGGGCACGGTCTTTGAAAACGCCGCGTCCACCAAAATGGTGCATATCGCGGAATTCACGGCCGACCTCGTCCGCCACGGCAAGCTCAACCTCGACCCGTCGCGCAACGATCACCTGACCGTGACCTTCCACGATTCCTGCAACCCCGCGCGGGCCATGGGCCTGCTGGAGGAACCGCGCGAGATCCTGCGGGCCGTGTGCAACAATTTCGTGGAAATGCCGGAAAACACTATCCGCGAGCAGACGTTCTGCTGCGGCGCGGGTTCCGGCCTGAACACCGACGAGATCATGGAACTCCGGATGCGGTCCGGCATGCCGCGCGGCAACGCGCTCCGGCACGTGCAGCTCACCCACGGCGTCAATCTGATGGCCTGCGTCTGCGCGCTTGACCGGGCAACCCTCCCGCCGCTCGCGGATTACTGGGCGCCGGGGGTCGCGATCTCCGGCCTGCACGAGTTGGTTGCCAACGCCCTGGTCATGAAGGGCGAGGGCAAACGCACCATGGACCTGCGCCAGGAAGACCTGCCCGGCGTTGCAGACGATGAGGAGGCGGACGCCGCCATAGGGCCGGACGCCACCATAGGGCCGGACGCCACCATAGGGCCGGACGCCACCATAGGGGAGGACGCGTAA
- the hmeE gene encoding Hdr-like menaquinol oxidoreductase cytochrome c subunit has product MYNRRYIIPGIVAFVVACLFPFLLNVAAKPYSRPALELPQGEKACIEPTSVMQSEHMRILIEWRDAAIRDGKRSYVASDGKIWEASLQNTCMKCHANQQQFCGSCHDANSVRPDCWTCHVKPETPGAKRIAANGGKMQ; this is encoded by the coding sequence ATGTACAACAGACGCTATATCATCCCCGGCATCGTGGCCTTTGTCGTCGCATGCCTGTTCCCGTTCCTGCTCAATGTCGCCGCCAAGCCCTACTCCCGCCCGGCCCTTGAGTTGCCGCAAGGAGAAAAGGCCTGCATCGAGCCCACAAGCGTCATGCAGTCCGAGCACATGCGCATTCTGATCGAATGGCGCGACGCGGCCATCCGCGACGGCAAACGCAGCTACGTCGCCAGCGACGGCAAAATCTGGGAGGCCAGCCTCCAGAATACCTGCATGAAATGCCACGCCAACCAGCAGCAGTTCTGCGGCTCCTGCCACGACGCCAACAGCGTGCGGCCGGATTGCTGGACCTGCCATGTCAAACCGGAAACGCCCGGCGCGAAACGCATTGCGGCAAACGGAGGGAAAATGCAATGA
- a CDS encoding conserved exported hypothetical protein (Evidence 4 : Homologs of previously reported genes of unknown function): MKRRDFLKTAGLAAASLTLAAPAAALASSVSGSFARSEGSLAAKRWAMVIDTRKMASPAAQQRVITACHAWHNVPSLTGPQEVKWLWSAAYDAAFPEQALDLPPKTLAQRPFLLLCNHCENPPCVRVCPTGATFKREDGIVGMDYHRCIGCRSCMSGCPYGARSFNFTDPQPYVKEPNLEFPMRTSGVVEKCTFCVELLNKGKQPLCAAASDGGILFGDLADANSPVRKALEKGIAIRRKPSLGTGPGVYYIL; encoded by the coding sequence ATGAAACGCCGCGATTTTCTGAAAACAGCGGGGCTTGCCGCCGCTTCCCTCACCCTTGCCGCCCCGGCCGCGGCCCTGGCAAGCAGCGTATCCGGCTCCTTCGCCCGGAGCGAGGGCTCGCTTGCCGCCAAACGCTGGGCCATGGTTATCGACACCCGTAAAATGGCCTCCCCGGCCGCGCAGCAGCGGGTCATCACCGCCTGCCACGCGTGGCACAACGTCCCGTCCCTCACCGGCCCGCAAGAGGTGAAGTGGCTGTGGAGCGCGGCCTATGACGCGGCCTTCCCGGAGCAGGCACTGGACCTGCCGCCCAAAACCCTGGCGCAGCGCCCTTTCCTGCTTTTGTGCAACCACTGTGAAAATCCGCCCTGCGTGCGCGTGTGCCCGACCGGGGCCACCTTCAAACGCGAGGACGGCATCGTGGGCATGGACTACCACCGCTGCATCGGCTGCCGGTCCTGCATGTCCGGCTGCCCTTACGGCGCGCGCAGTTTCAACTTCACCGACCCGCAGCCGTATGTGAAAGAGCCCAACCTGGAATTCCCCATGCGCACGAGCGGGGTCGTTGAAAAATGCACCTTCTGCGTGGAACTCCTGAACAAGGGTAAACAGCCCTTGTGCGCGGCGGCGTCCGACGGCGGCATCCTGTTCGGCGACCTGGCCGACGCGAATTCTCCCGTCCGCAAGGCGCTGGAGAAAGGCATCGCCATCCGGCGCAAACCCAGCCTCGGCACCGGCCCTGGCGTTTATTACATTCTGTAG
- a CDS encoding putative Reductase, transmembrane subunit (Evidence 3 : Function proposed based on presence of conserved amino acid motif, structural feature or limited homology) — MMEKLLQSSSAFKAWIAGLLLLVLAGTVAYVCQLVYGLSVTNLSRDVSWGFYIAQFSFLGGVAASTLILLIPTYFHGFAPFRKILICSMFMAVAATVMALLFIIVDLGQPQRALNVILHPSPSSLMFWDMVTLNAYLILSIVIGWVSLECEKNGLEPPKWITTMIYVLAIAALSTRIVGAFLFSGLPGRHYWLTAILAPRFLASAFSAGPALLLLMVFILRRLTGFDPGKQAVRSLAMITAYAMAANVFFFLLELFTAFYSQVPGHMHAFTYLFSGHGGHGAWINGWMWFAVFAALFSLALLIPPGFRDNENILPFALVLVVIANWIDKGLSFMIGGFTPNPFGTVTDYYPSLAEVAIGIGIFAIGLAILSCLWKIVLDVKKDAGTW; from the coding sequence ATGATGGAAAAACTCCTCCAAAGCTCCTCCGCCTTCAAAGCCTGGATCGCCGGTCTGCTCCTCCTGGTGCTCGCCGGCACGGTTGCCTACGTGTGCCAGCTCGTTTACGGCCTCTCCGTGACCAACCTCTCCCGCGACGTGTCCTGGGGCTTTTACATCGCCCAGTTCTCCTTCCTGGGGGGGGTGGCGGCCTCCACCCTTATTCTGCTGATTCCCACGTATTTCCACGGGTTCGCCCCGTTCCGCAAAATACTCATCTGCAGCATGTTCATGGCCGTGGCCGCGACCGTCATGGCGCTCCTCTTCATCATCGTGGACCTGGGCCAGCCGCAGCGGGCGCTCAACGTCATCCTGCACCCCTCGCCGTCCTCCCTGATGTTCTGGGACATGGTCACGCTCAACGCCTACCTCATCCTGAGCATCGTCATCGGCTGGGTCAGCCTGGAATGCGAGAAAAACGGCCTTGAGCCGCCCAAGTGGATCACCACCATGATCTACGTTCTCGCGATCGCGGCCCTTTCCACCCGCATCGTGGGCGCGTTCCTGTTCTCCGGCCTGCCGGGCAGGCACTACTGGCTGACGGCCATCCTGGCGCCCCGCTTCCTGGCCTCCGCCTTTTCCGCCGGGCCCGCGCTGCTCCTTCTCATGGTCTTCATCCTGCGCCGCCTGACCGGGTTCGACCCCGGCAAACAGGCCGTGCGGAGCCTGGCCATGATTACGGCCTATGCCATGGCCGCCAACGTGTTCTTCTTCCTGCTGGAACTTTTCACCGCGTTTTACAGCCAGGTTCCCGGCCACATGCACGCGTTCACGTATCTCTTCTCCGGCCACGGCGGCCACGGCGCCTGGATCAACGGCTGGATGTGGTTCGCGGTGTTCGCGGCGCTGTTCAGCCTGGCGCTCCTCATCCCGCCGGGATTCCGCGACAACGAGAATATCCTGCCCTTTGCCCTGGTGCTGGTCGTTATCGCCAACTGGATCGACAAGGGCCTTTCCTTCATGATCGGCGGGTTTACCCCCAACCCCTTCGGCACGGTGACGGATTACTACCCCTCCCTCGCGGAAGTCGCCATCGGGATCGGCATTTTCGCCATCGGGCTGGCGATCCTTTCCTGCCTGTGGAAAATCGTTCTGGACGTCAAGAAGGACGCCGGTACCTGGTAG
- a CDS encoding putative Histidine kinase (Evidence 3 : Function proposed based on presence of conserved amino acid motif, structural feature or limited homology; Product type pe : putative enzyme): MTIILWYAMDSSVFSEFAGGKGVCMPRHAHMGATGTAGKRAALKRRLLQKHSLRASEAARWAWDMATGAAFFAEEWRDILVPPEDAPLGDTLEYLFSRARREDEALFREQCAAIAAGRKDSLDIPVCFRRFDDTWGWILLRGRVADAGGAPGVFTGIGIEVSRLRLDERFLPPNDTKETLHRLFEHSPHNIARFDRQLFPLYVNPASTAVLSCEPEELGDKKMAEIGMNAADVAFIQTHVDQVFDTGKCITARRSIVTEIGALMGNFSFWPELGERNEVRSVLCMQQDLTAEMKREKEAQTNEMRFSSLYQLTQMNDAPDEDVLRFVVEKIAELTGSKYAHLRLLPGILEPKGRIIWSRAHLELLTEEERNDPDSTLIRGDFGIDAECFPESVVPILENGTVPDSGKLFFRGRLPISRFLCVPALEGGRPMCIAAVYNKDEDYTRADMQQLQLFISGAWLVLRRRRHVAELQQAKESAESANKVKDRFLANVSHELRTPLNGMLSMLQLLEMTPLDPDQSEYARNAATTGQTLLRIISDILDYSKMESGRIELDSNPFNFRESLISTVALFTADAQKKGLRLTLNTAGDFHSMVHGDEARVRQILFNLVGNALKFTAKGEIEVFCEARPRDKDTIEVHLTVRDTGIGIPAAMQSKVFDAFTQVDGSSTRKHQGSGLGLGIVRLLVEGMGGTISLSSRLDAGTIVECVIPFTFVPDDLAKERDGQGPAAGVLECPSLDVLVAEDDGVSRHAMRLFLEKLGHRAVCVTNGKEALEALRLYPFACLISDVLMPEMDGLEVTRHVREGLADCFEPSEGVNRMVCAAIAPGELLPAPRPIPRDIPIVAVSAHAMKGDREHFLDQGMDYYLSKPTKLKDLAAVLLRICERNAASNGAQTAAGG, from the coding sequence ATGACAATCATTTTGTGGTATGCAATGGATAGTTCAGTGTTCTCCGAGTTTGCCGGAGGCAAAGGGGTTTGCATGCCGCGACACGCACACATGGGAGCTACAGGGACGGCGGGAAAACGCGCTGCGCTCAAACGGCGTCTGTTGCAGAAGCATTCCCTGCGCGCGAGCGAGGCGGCCCGCTGGGCATGGGATATGGCGACGGGCGCGGCTTTTTTTGCCGAGGAGTGGCGGGATATCCTCGTGCCGCCGGAGGATGCGCCGCTGGGGGATACGCTGGAATATCTTTTTTCCCGCGCGCGCCGGGAAGACGAGGCGCTTTTCCGCGAACAGTGCGCGGCAATAGCGGCGGGGCGCAAGGATTCCCTCGATATCCCCGTGTGCTTCCGGCGGTTCGACGATACCTGGGGCTGGATTCTGCTGCGCGGGCGCGTTGCCGATGCGGGCGGCGCCCCCGGCGTCTTTACCGGCATAGGCATCGAAGTCTCGCGGTTGCGCCTGGACGAGCGCTTCCTGCCCCCGAACGATACGAAAGAAACGCTCCACCGTCTGTTTGAGCACTCTCCTCACAATATCGCCCGGTTTGACCGCCAATTGTTTCCTTTGTACGTGAACCCGGCCTCGACAGCCGTCCTTTCCTGCGAACCCGAGGAGTTGGGCGACAAAAAAATGGCCGAGATCGGCATGAACGCCGCTGATGTCGCGTTCATCCAAACGCATGTGGATCAGGTGTTCGACACCGGCAAATGCATCACGGCGCGCCGGAGCATCGTTACGGAAATCGGCGCGTTGATGGGGAACTTCAGTTTCTGGCCGGAGCTTGGCGAGCGGAACGAGGTGCGGAGCGTCCTGTGCATGCAGCAGGACCTGACTGCTGAAATGAAGCGGGAAAAAGAGGCGCAGACCAACGAGATGCGGTTTTCCTCCCTGTACCAGCTGACCCAGATGAACGACGCGCCGGATGAGGACGTGTTGCGGTTCGTGGTGGAGAAAATAGCCGAGCTCACCGGGAGCAAATACGCGCACCTGCGTCTGTTGCCGGGCATCCTGGAGCCGAAGGGGCGGATTATCTGGTCCCGCGCCCACCTGGAACTTTTGACCGAAGAAGAGCGTAACGATCCGGATTCCACCCTGATCCGGGGGGATTTCGGCATTGATGCCGAATGCTTTCCGGAATCGGTCGTCCCGATTCTCGAAAACGGGACGGTGCCCGACTCCGGCAAGTTGTTTTTCCGGGGGCGGCTGCCCATTTCGCGCTTTCTGTGCGTCCCGGCGCTCGAGGGCGGCAGGCCCATGTGCATCGCGGCCGTGTACAACAAGGACGAGGATTACACGCGGGCGGACATGCAGCAGCTGCAATTGTTCATCAGCGGGGCATGGCTCGTGCTCCGCCGCCGCCGCCACGTCGCGGAATTGCAGCAGGCGAAAGAGAGTGCGGAATCCGCCAACAAAGTCAAAGACCGGTTCCTGGCCAACGTCAGCCACGAGCTGCGCACGCCGCTCAACGGCATGCTGAGCATGCTGCAACTTCTGGAAATGACGCCCCTTGATCCGGACCAGAGCGAGTACGCCAGAAACGCGGCCACAACCGGCCAGACCCTGCTGCGCATCATCTCCGATATTCTGGACTACTCCAAGATGGAGTCGGGCCGGATCGAACTGGACAGTAACCCGTTCAATTTCCGGGAGAGCCTCATTTCAACCGTCGCGCTGTTCACGGCCGACGCGCAGAAAAAAGGACTCAGGCTGACCCTGAACACCGCGGGCGATTTCCACTCCATGGTGCATGGGGACGAGGCGCGCGTGCGGCAGATTCTTTTCAACCTTGTGGGCAACGCCCTGAAGTTCACGGCAAAGGGGGAAATTGAGGTCTTTTGCGAAGCGCGGCCGCGGGACAAGGACACGATCGAGGTGCACCTCACCGTGCGGGATACGGGCATCGGCATCCCGGCGGCGATGCAGAGCAAGGTGTTTGACGCCTTTACCCAGGTCGACGGGTCGAGCACGCGCAAACACCAGGGGTCCGGGCTCGGGCTCGGCATCGTCCGGTTGCTGGTCGAGGGCATGGGCGGCACCATTTCCCTGAGCAGCAGGCTGGATGCGGGTACGATAGTGGAGTGCGTCATCCCGTTCACCTTCGTGCCCGATGATCTTGCGAAAGAACGGGACGGACAGGGCCCCGCCGCCGGGGTGCTGGAGTGTCCCTCCCTTGACGTGCTGGTGGCGGAGGATGACGGTGTGAGCCGCCACGCCATGCGGCTTTTCCTTGAAAAGCTCGGGCACAGGGCCGTGTGCGTGACCAACGGCAAGGAAGCTCTGGAAGCGTTACGTTTGTATCCGTTTGCCTGCCTTATTTCCGACGTCCTCATGCCGGAAATGGACGGGCTTGAGGTCACCCGGCATGTCCGCGAAGGGCTCGCGGACTGCTTTGAACCCTCGGAGGGCGTGAACCGCATGGTGTGCGCGGCCATCGCCCCCGGCGAACTGTTGCCCGCTCCCCGCCCCATTCCGCGCGATATCCCCATTGTGGCCGTTTCCGCCCATGCCATGAAAGGCGACCGGGAGCATTTTCTGGATCAGGGCATGGACTATTACCTTTCCAAGCCCACGAAACTCAAGGATCTGGCGGCGGTGCTCCTGCGTATCTGTGAACGCAACGCCGCGTCCAACGGCGCGCAAACCGCGGCCGGGGGGTAA